One window of Leptotrichia trevisanii DSM 22070 genomic DNA carries:
- a CDS encoding Gfo/Idh/MocA family oxidoreductase, which translates to MMKIGIIGNGKSANRYHLPFLLQRKDKIKVKTIVTNNLENRTWERIDEINYTDKIEELYNDPEIDLVVICLRPDLHYKYAKEVLEHGKNCLVEKPFVETLEQAEELFELAKKKGLIVQPFFNCDSGKNIHVGEDFLANYNVTILDIAEVRIGDYCMIGPNTLITTVGHPISPKGRRERKAQGMPVNIGNDVWIGGNCTILPGVMIGNNVVIAVGAVVTKDVPDNSVVGGVPAKVIKQIENDL; encoded by the coding sequence ATGATGAAAATAGGAATTATTGGAAATGGCAAAAGTGCAAACAGATACCATCTGCCATTTTTACTGCAAAGAAAAGATAAAATAAAAGTGAAGACGATTGTTACGAATAACTTGGAAAATAGAACTTGGGAGCGAATAGACGAGATTAATTATACTGATAAAATTGAAGAATTGTATAATGATCCTGAAATTGATTTGGTTGTTATCTGCCTAAGACCTGATTTGCATTATAAATATGCCAAAGAGGTACTGGAACACGGTAAGAACTGCCTTGTGGAAAAGCCTTTTGTTGAAACATTGGAGCAGGCTGAGGAATTGTTTGAATTGGCTAAGAAAAAGGGGCTTATTGTGCAGCCATTTTTTAATTGTGATAGTGGGAAAAATATTCATGTAGGAGAAGATTTTTTAGCAAATTACAATGTTACAATTCTGGATATTGCAGAAGTTAGAATTGGAGATTACTGTATGATTGGGCCTAATACATTAATAACAACAGTGGGACATCCGATTTCTCCAAAAGGACGACGGGAAAGAAAAGCACAGGGAATGCCAGTAAATATAGGAAATGATGTTTGGATTGGTGGCAACTGCACAATTTTGCCTGGTGTTATGATAGGAAATAATGTTGTTATTGCGGTTGGGGCGGTTGTTACAAAAGATGTACCTGATAATAGTGTTGTGGGCGGAGTTCCTGC
- a CDS encoding 6-phospho-beta-glucosidase, which translates to MVNKGFPEGFLWGGAVAAHQLEGGWNEGGKGPSTADVMTAGAHGVPREITDGIIAGKNYPNHEAIDFYHKYKEDVALFAEMGFKCFRTSIGWSRIFPNGDDEKPNEAGLQFYDNLFDELLKYGIEPVITLSHFEIPYNLVKNYGGFRSRKVIDFFEKFAITVFERYKNKVKYWMTFNEINNQASNLDVDIFAFTCSGVTYKDGENREETMYQVVHNEFVASARAVRAGKKINPDFEIGCMVSFVPIYPYSCNPEDMMKSVEEMHKRWHFLDVHVRGEYPTYTKKMWERKGFNIHIEPQDLIDLKEGTVDYIGFSYYMSSVDKADKSDVESGDELVGSVKNPYIKESDWGWPIDPVGLRYALNVMHERYNKPLFIVENGFGAIDVKDEKGEVHDDYRVDYLRKHIEEMQKAIEIDGVELWGYTPWGCIDLVSFTTGEMKKRYGFIYVDKNNDGSGTLERSKKDSFYWYKKVIESNGKEL; encoded by the coding sequence ATGGTAAATAAAGGATTTCCAGAAGGGTTTTTATGGGGTGGGGCGGTTGCTGCTCATCAGCTTGAAGGTGGATGGAATGAAGGCGGGAAAGGGCCAAGTACAGCAGATGTGATGACAGCTGGAGCTCATGGAGTGCCTAGAGAGATTACAGATGGCATAATTGCTGGAAAAAATTATCCAAATCATGAAGCGATTGACTTTTATCATAAATACAAGGAAGATGTGGCATTGTTTGCAGAAATGGGATTTAAGTGTTTTAGAACTTCTATTGGATGGAGCAGAATTTTTCCTAATGGGGATGATGAGAAGCCGAATGAAGCGGGACTGCAATTTTATGATAATTTGTTTGACGAATTATTAAAATATGGAATTGAGCCTGTAATTACATTGTCGCACTTTGAAATTCCATATAACCTTGTAAAAAATTATGGCGGGTTTAGAAGCAGAAAAGTTATTGATTTTTTTGAAAAATTTGCAATTACCGTTTTTGAAAGATATAAAAATAAAGTTAAATACTGGATGACATTTAACGAAATCAATAATCAGGCTTCAAATCTTGATGTTGACATATTTGCCTTTACTTGTTCGGGAGTTACTTACAAAGATGGTGAAAACCGTGAGGAAACAATGTATCAAGTCGTTCATAATGAATTTGTTGCAAGTGCGAGAGCCGTCAGAGCTGGTAAAAAAATAAATCCTGACTTTGAAATTGGCTGCATGGTTTCATTTGTACCTATTTATCCGTATTCATGTAATCCTGAAGATATGATGAAATCTGTAGAAGAAATGCACAAAAGATGGCACTTTCTTGATGTTCACGTAAGAGGAGAGTATCCTACCTACACTAAAAAAATGTGGGAAAGAAAAGGATTTAACATACATATTGAGCCGCAGGATTTGATTGACTTGAAGGAAGGAACTGTTGATTATATTGGGTTCAGTTATTATATGTCTTCAGTTGACAAAGCGGATAAATCAGATGTGGAAAGTGGAGATGAACTGGTTGGAAGCGTTAAAAATCCATATATAAAGGAATCAGACTGGGGATGGCCAATTGATCCTGTTGGACTTCGATACGCTCTTAACGTAATGCACGAAAGATACAACAAACCTTTATTTATTGTAGAAAATGGTTTTGGAGCAATTGATGTGAAGGATGAAAAAGGTGAAGTTCACGATGATTACAGAGTTGACTATTTGAGAAAACATATTGAGGAAATGCAAAAAGCTATTGAAATTGATGGTGTGGAACTTTGGGGATATACTCCTTGGGGATGTATTGACTTGGTTTCTTTTACAACTGGAGAGATGAAAAAGCGATACGGATTTATTTATGTGGATAAAAATAATGACGGGAGCGGAACGCTGGAAAGAAGTAAAAAAGACTCATTTTACTGGTATAAGAAAGTAATTGAAAGCAATGGAAAGGAATTGTAA
- a CDS encoding PTS lactose/cellobiose transporter subunit IIA, translating to MAEEVLDIEMIAMTLIGHAGETKSLAYQAMNAAKEGKFDEAEEFMKQSTEEMLKAHELQTDLIVREAGGEKIDVGLIMVHSQDHLMTAILFKELAKEFIEVYKRLEQK from the coding sequence ATGGCTGAAGAAGTATTGGATATTGAAATGATTGCGATGACATTGATTGGGCATGCGGGGGAAACTAAGAGTTTGGCTTATCAGGCTATGAATGCGGCGAAGGAAGGGAAGTTTGATGAGGCGGAAGAATTTATGAAGCAGTCTACTGAAGAAATGTTGAAGGCTCATGAATTGCAGACAGATCTGATTGTGAGAGAAGCTGGTGGAGAAAAAATTGATGTTGGTTTGATTATGGTGCATTCACAGGATCATTTGATGACAGCGATTTTATTTAAGGAACTTGCAAAAGAATTTATTGAAGTTTATAAGAGATTGGAACAGAAATAA
- a CDS encoding replication initiation protein, which translates to MDIYKPINKHFFENKKIKISFSKTLNKKEKHFLKFLFTEYKLLEKFEKTPILQDIELDEILDVLKFSKFEQLKKFLDNLQAKKLEFSIFSNDKTVLYGRFPILVSYGIVYSKIEFQFAREIQSARKDNTLFSLLRFDFLVFMGDEATYNFYTYLISDKNYNNDTIITLERLKEMFDTGDKYERFFDFEKQVLKKVVETINLFSDIKVTYEKIKVGEHINNKVEKIRFKIIDNSKTFKEKNRELVQNINSVMDLIKNDVKDFHTTYELIKKYILKRNYDYVYTNVLFTKKQFKNNVEKQLKKVLLLDLAQFSKTNFREELEIINIKRKYSTSFFLQLDVANLMRQNHLENELRIIVDDGYFNEILTLKNEQILKKNFYDFKIYIQYFQNAKSIIKFTKYF; encoded by the coding sequence ATGGATATTTACAAACCAATTAATAAACATTTTTTTGAAAATAAAAAAATAAAGATTTCATTTTCAAAAACGTTAAACAAAAAGGAAAAACATTTTTTGAAATTTCTTTTTACAGAATATAAATTGCTGGAAAAATTTGAGAAAACACCAATTTTGCAAGATATTGAATTGGATGAAATATTGGATGTACTTAAATTTAGTAAATTTGAACAGTTAAAAAAGTTTTTGGATAATTTGCAGGCAAAAAAATTAGAGTTTTCAATTTTTAGTAATGATAAAACTGTGCTTTATGGACGGTTTCCAATTTTGGTATCCTATGGTATTGTTTACTCAAAAATTGAATTTCAATTTGCACGAGAGATTCAAAGTGCCAGAAAAGATAATACTTTGTTTTCATTGCTTAGATTTGATTTTTTAGTTTTTATGGGGGATGAGGCTACTTATAACTTTTATACATATCTGATTTCTGATAAAAATTATAACAATGATACTATAATTACGTTGGAAAGATTAAAGGAAATGTTTGATACTGGGGATAAATATGAGCGTTTTTTTGATTTTGAAAAGCAAGTTTTGAAAAAAGTAGTTGAAACTATAAATCTTTTTTCAGATATTAAGGTGACTTATGAAAAAATTAAGGTTGGAGAACATATAAATAATAAAGTGGAAAAAATTCGTTTTAAAATAATTGACAATAGTAAAACTTTTAAAGAAAAAAACAGGGAACTTGTCCAAAATATAAATAGTGTTATGGATTTAATAAAAAATGATGTGAAAGATTTTCACACTACTTATGAACTAATAAAAAAGTATATTTTGAAAAGAAATTATGATTATGTCTATACAAATGTTCTTTTTACAAAAAAGCAATTTAAAAATAACGTAGAAAAACAATTAAAAAAAGTCTTACTGCTTGACTTGGCACAATTTTCAAAAACTAATTTTAGAGAAGAGTTAGAAATTATCAATATTAAAAGAAAATACTCTACATCTTTTTTTCTTCAGTTGGATGTAGCAAATCTTATGAGGCAAAATCATTTGGAAAATGAACTAAGAATAATAGTCGATGATGGTTATTTCAATGAAATTCTTACTTTAAAAAACGAACAAATTTTGAAAAAAAACTTTTATGATTTTAAAATTTATATTCAATATTTTCAAAATGCAAAAAGTATCATAAAATTCACTAAATATTTCTAA
- a CDS encoding PTS sugar transporter subunit IIB: MKKILLCCAAGMSTSLLVNKMKAEAEKRGLEVQIWAEPLDKAKEEFAKADVVLLGPQVKYALPEAKKIAEENSISIDVINMVDYGMMNGAKVLDQALNLL, from the coding sequence ATGAAAAAAATCTTATTATGTTGTGCAGCAGGAATGTCTACTAGCCTATTAGTAAACAAAATGAAAGCAGAAGCTGAAAAAAGAGGACTAGAAGTTCAAATCTGGGCTGAACCACTTGACAAGGCAAAAGAGGAATTTGCTAAAGCTGACGTTGTTTTATTGGGGCCACAAGTAAAATATGCTTTACCAGAAGCTAAAAAAATCGCTGAAGAAAATAGCATTAGTATAGATGTAATTAATATGGTTGATTATGGAATGATGAATGGTGCCAAAGTATTAGATCAGGCATTAAATTTACTTTAA
- the celB gene encoding PTS cellobiose transporter subunit IIC, translated as MANIMDKFTQFLEEKLMPVAGKVANQRHLAAIKDGMVITLPFIIVGSVFLILGNLPIPALSNFYANNATGKIIARWLSYPVDVTFNLLGFIACIGISYKLAQYYKLDEISSTILGVLAFLLVTPFNNGIPLISMGSGGLFVAIIMSLLAIEIVNFIVKKNIVIKMPDSVPPSVAKSFAALIPGFFVIMISLIIRISFEVSPFGNIHKVVEMVLTKPLTALGGSFFGMIGLSFITNLLWSAGIHGSNLVTGGIAKPILDTLMDQNRIALSAGQPLPNIVTTQFFDIFHNMGGSGTTFSLAVMLLFFSKSKQLKEIGKLAIGPAFFNINEPILFGLPIVMNPILIIPFILAPLVTVIVTYLAMYSGLVAKVTGVALPWTTPPFISGFLATSHWTGAAIQVVNFFITAAIYYPFFKLWDDKKLQEENGAASTN; from the coding sequence ATGGCAAATATTATGGACAAATTTACACAATTTTTAGAAGAAAAATTAATGCCAGTTGCTGGAAAAGTGGCTAATCAAAGACATTTGGCAGCAATTAAAGATGGAATGGTTATTACATTGCCATTCATTATAGTAGGGTCTGTATTCCTAATTCTAGGAAACCTGCCAATACCGGCACTATCTAATTTTTATGCAAACAATGCGACTGGAAAAATTATTGCAAGATGGTTATCTTATCCTGTTGATGTAACATTTAACTTGTTAGGATTTATTGCGTGTATCGGTATTTCATATAAATTGGCTCAATACTATAAATTAGATGAGATTTCCAGTACAATATTAGGAGTTTTAGCATTTTTACTAGTAACTCCTTTTAATAATGGAATTCCGTTAATCAGTATGGGTAGTGGTGGATTATTTGTAGCTATAATAATGTCACTTTTAGCAATAGAAATTGTAAACTTTATTGTGAAAAAGAATATCGTTATTAAAATGCCTGATTCTGTACCACCTTCAGTAGCAAAATCATTTGCAGCATTAATTCCAGGATTTTTTGTTATTATGATTTCACTGATAATAAGAATTTCATTTGAAGTTTCACCATTTGGAAATATACATAAAGTTGTTGAAATGGTTTTAACTAAACCACTTACAGCATTAGGAGGATCTTTCTTTGGAATGATAGGGCTTTCTTTTATAACTAATTTATTATGGTCTGCTGGAATACATGGTTCAAATCTAGTAACCGGAGGTATTGCAAAACCTATATTAGATACATTAATGGATCAGAACAGAATTGCGCTTAGTGCAGGACAACCTCTTCCAAATATAGTTACAACTCAGTTTTTTGATATTTTCCATAATATGGGTGGGTCTGGAACAACTTTCTCTCTTGCTGTTATGCTACTTTTCTTTTCTAAGAGTAAACAGCTTAAAGAAATTGGTAAATTAGCAATCGGGCCAGCTTTTTTCAATATTAACGAACCTATTTTATTTGGACTTCCAATAGTTATGAACCCTATTTTAATAATTCCGTTTATACTGGCTCCATTAGTTACAGTAATAGTCACTTATTTGGCAATGTATTCAGGATTAGTTGCAAAAGTAACTGGAGTTGCTTTACCTTGGACAACGCCACCTTTCATATCTGGTTTCCTTGCAACGAGCCACTGGACTGGGGCAGCTATACAGGTAGTAAATTTCTTTATAACAGCAGCTATTTACTATCCATTCTTTAAATTATGGGATGATAAAAAATTGCAAGAAGAAAATGGAGCAGCAAGTACAAATTAA
- the trpB gene encoding tryptophan synthase subunit beta, translating into MKNKHFNEKAYFGQFGGQFVPETTMLALSKLEAEYEKLKNDKEFFEEFNNLLKNYVGRETPLYYAKNLSEHYNHDIYLKREDLNHTGAHKINNALGQVLLAKKMGKKKVIAETGAGQHGVATATAAALLGLECDVYMGAVDIERQKLNVFRMELLGARVISIEDGLKTLKEATTAAIQSWVAEIETVFYVIGSVVGPHPYPTIVRDFQSIIGYETKMQLEKLGKHADHVIACVGGGSNAIGIFSAFLEDNSTKLYGVEAGGYGIDTDMHAATLTLGKPGIIHGMKTYVLQNKYGQISPVYSISAGLDYPGVGPEHSHLFDTKRATYAPITDDEAMKALILVTRKEGIIPAIESSHALAYLEKLCSTLSKDKRETIIVNVSGRGDKDMHTVFSVLKDKESGGENGIYELNVGWENE; encoded by the coding sequence ATGAAAAATAAACATTTTAACGAAAAGGCATATTTTGGACAATTTGGCGGGCAATTTGTTCCTGAAACTACGATGCTTGCTCTATCGAAGCTGGAAGCGGAATATGAAAAATTAAAAAATGACAAGGAATTTTTTGAAGAATTTAATAATTTATTAAAAAATTACGTCGGACGTGAGACTCCTCTTTATTATGCAAAAAACCTTAGCGAACACTATAATCATGATATTTACTTGAAAAGGGAAGATTTGAATCATACTGGAGCTCACAAAATTAACAATGCACTTGGGCAGGTTCTACTTGCTAAAAAAATGGGAAAGAAAAAAGTGATTGCTGAAACTGGGGCTGGACAACACGGGGTTGCGACTGCTACTGCCGCTGCTCTGTTAGGCTTGGAATGTGATGTTTATATGGGAGCTGTTGATATTGAGCGACAAAAATTAAATGTATTTAGAATGGAACTTTTGGGAGCGAGGGTTATTTCGATTGAAGATGGGCTGAAGACATTGAAAGAAGCGACAACTGCGGCTATTCAGTCTTGGGTTGCAGAAATAGAAACCGTGTTTTATGTAATTGGCTCTGTTGTAGGGCCTCATCCGTATCCGACTATCGTACGTGATTTTCAGTCAATTATCGGTTACGAAACAAAAATGCAGCTGGAGAAACTTGGAAAGCATGCTGACCATGTGATTGCCTGTGTTGGTGGCGGAAGTAATGCGATTGGAATTTTTAGTGCATTTTTGGAAGATAATTCTACAAAACTTTATGGAGTGGAAGCTGGAGGTTATGGGATTGATACGGATATGCACGCTGCCACATTGACACTTGGAAAACCAGGGATTATTCACGGAATGAAAACTTATGTTCTGCAAAATAAATATGGGCAAATCAGTCCTGTTTACTCAATTTCCGCTGGACTGGACTATCCAGGAGTAGGCCCTGAACATTCACACTTATTTGATACAAAAAGAGCAACTTATGCACCAATTACAGATGATGAAGCAATGAAAGCACTAATACTTGTTACAAGAAAAGAAGGAATTATCCCAGCAATTGAAAGTTCTCATGCACTAGCCTATCTTGAAAAATTATGTTCTACTCTTTCAAAAGATAAGAGGGAAACTATCATTGTAAACGTGTCTGGGCGTGGAGATAAGGATATGCACACCGTTTTTTCTGTGTTAAAAGATAAGGAAAGTGGCGGAGAAAATGGAATTTATGAACTAAATGTAGGTTGGGAAAATGAGTGA
- the nspC gene encoding carboxynorspermidine decarboxylase, which translates to MSKNKYLDMDIINLPTPAFIVDERLLKRNLEILKSVIDRTGCKILLAQKGFSMFYFYPLISEYLNGTTASSLFEARLGYEEMELKNPDKKLETHIFNPSYREDEFDEIMEITNHIVFNSFNQWKKFKNKVKEFEEKNGKKISCGLRLNPEFSEVETEIYNPAGRFSRFGVTLENFKEDELEGLDGFHFHALCEQNSDALENVLKVFEEKFGKYLHNMKWLNFGGGHHITREDYDIEKLVKCINHIKEKYDVEVYLEPGEAVALNTGFLVSEVLDITKNEMDILLMDTSASCHMPDIIEMPYRPFIFSSGMPNEKKYTYRLGGPTCLAGDVIGDYSFDDPVKVGDKLIFTDMAHYSMVKTNTFNGINLPVIAVYTEKGGVEVIRKFGYEDFRNRLS; encoded by the coding sequence GTGTCAAAGAACAAGTATCTTGATATGGATATAATAAATTTGCCAACGCCAGCATTCATAGTAGATGAAAGGCTGTTAAAAAGAAATCTTGAAATATTAAAAAGTGTAATTGACAGAACTGGATGTAAAATATTGCTTGCTCAAAAGGGGTTTTCGATGTTTTATTTTTATCCATTAATTAGCGAGTATTTGAATGGAACGACTGCAAGTTCACTGTTTGAGGCAAGGCTTGGATACGAGGAAATGGAATTAAAAAATCCTGACAAAAAATTGGAAACTCATATTTTTAACCCATCTTATAGGGAAGATGAGTTTGATGAAATAATGGAAATTACAAATCATATTGTTTTCAATTCCTTCAATCAATGGAAAAAATTTAAAAATAAAGTAAAGGAATTTGAAGAAAAAAATGGTAAAAAAATTAGCTGTGGACTCCGATTAAATCCAGAATTTTCAGAAGTTGAGACGGAAATTTATAATCCAGCGGGAAGATTTTCGAGATTCGGAGTAACACTTGAAAATTTTAAGGAAGATGAACTTGAAGGTTTGGACGGATTTCATTTTCACGCACTTTGTGAGCAAAATTCAGATGCACTTGAAAATGTGCTAAAAGTTTTTGAAGAAAAATTTGGAAAATATTTACATAATATGAAATGGCTTAATTTTGGAGGGGGACATCACATTACAAGAGAAGATTATGATATTGAAAAACTTGTAAAATGCATAAATCATATAAAAGAAAAATATGATGTGGAAGTGTATTTGGAGCCAGGAGAAGCAGTTGCCTTGAATACAGGATTTTTAGTTTCGGAAGTTTTAGATATTACAAAAAATGAGATGGATATTTTATTAATGGATACTTCGGCTTCGTGCCATATGCCTGATATAATCGAAATGCCATACCGTCCATTTATTTTCAGCTCAGGAATGCCAAATGAGAAGAAATACACTTACAGATTGGGAGGCCCTACCTGCCTTGCTGGAGATGTAATTGGAGATTACTCTTTTGATGATCCTGTAAAAGTGGGAGATAAGCTGATTTTTACTGATATGGCACATTACAGCATGGTTAAGACGAATACTTTCAACGGGATAAATTTACCTGTGATTGCGGTTTATACTGAAAAAGGTGGAGTTGAGGTTATTAGAAAGTTTGGATATGAGGATTTTAGAAATAGATTGTCATAA